A genome region from Nicotiana tabacum cultivar K326 chromosome 13, ASM71507v2, whole genome shotgun sequence includes the following:
- the LOC107763629 gene encoding uncharacterized protein LOC107763629 isoform X2: MEESNMEEIKPTLVARFGRILFYGNSSNSQESLKSNPLGETALRQMKKSFYTKVPHSYMEYIGNLAVETLGLEYGEEKELYYVKLSDNLCSDLTIACKCTIAKDQKRIQLNKIEANQVRHMVADMSCLGKSSDLRLMLHTKKILTALSDEEINGIKNLIGSAILDSEVKGGLRWPIGKDSSGGRYAVIGVWHTTAKSYGNPSIRFKLRHADRFDFRSSTGEVSWETSLKMPGIVSQLRKQTIDEKLVLKMLEDNLKLIWDHCLSDGSSS, from the exons GAATTCTTCAAATAGTCAAGAATCCCTGAAAAGTAACCCATTGGGTGAAACTGCGTTGAGGCAAATGAAAAAATCTTTCTATACGAAGGTTCCTCATTCATATATGGAATATATAGGAAATCTTGCAGTTGAGACTCTTGGGCTAGAATATGGGGAAGAGAAGGAATTATACTATGTTAAG CTTTCCGATAACTTGTGCTCTGATTTAACTATCGCCTGCAAATGTACGATAGCCAAGGATCAGAAAAGAATTCAGCTCAATAAG ATTGAGGCGAACCAAGTACGCCACATGGTTGCAGATATGAGCTGTCTTGGAAAGAGTTCAGACCTGAGGTTGATGCTACATACCAAGAAAATCTTGACCGCTTTATCT GATGAGGAGATCAATGGAATTAAAAATCTTATTGGTTCTGCCATTTTGGACTCAGAAGTTAAGGGTGGGTTGAGATGGCCCATTGGCAAGGATTCTTCAGGGGGTCGATATGCTGTAATTGGTGTCTGGCACACAACTGCAAAATCATATGGAAATCCGTCAATACGGTTTAAGCTTCGACATGCAGATCGATTTGATTTCAGATCTTCAACTGGTGAGGTTTCATGGGAGACCAGCCTGAAAATGCCTGGGATTGTATCTCAATTGCGA AAGCAAACAATCGATGAAAAGCTGGTGTTGAAAATGCTTGAAGACAACTTGAAGTTAATCTGGGATCACTGTTTGTCAGATGGCTCTTCAAGCTGA
- the LOC107763628 gene encoding violaxanthin de-epoxidase, chloroplastic (The RefSeq protein has 1 substitution compared to this genomic sequence), with amino-acid sequence MALAPHSNFLANHETIKYYVGSKLPGHKRFSWGWEDYFGSIVVAKICSSRRIPRYFRKSPRICCGLDSRGLQLFSHGKHNLSPAHSINQNVPKGNSGCKFPKDVALMVWEKWGQFAKTAIVAIFILSVASKADAVDALKTCTCLLKECRLELAKCISNPACAANVACLQTCNNRPDETECQIKCGDLFENSVVDEFNECAVSRKKCVPRKSDVGDFPVPDPSVLVQKFDMKDFSGKWFITRGLNPTFDAFDCQLHEFHTEENKLVGNLSWRIRTPDGGFFTRSAVQKFVQDPKYPGILYNHDNEYLLYQDDWYILSSKVENSPEDYIFVYYKGRNDAWDGYGGSVLYTRSAVLPESIIPELQTAAQKVGRDFNTFIKTDNTCGPEPPLVERLEKKVEEGERTIIKEVEEIEEEVEKVRDKEVTLFSKLFEGFKELQRDEENFLRELSKEEMDVLDGLKMEATEVEKLFGRALPIRKLR; translated from the exons ATGGCTCTTGCCCCTCATTCAAATTTTCTGGCCAACCATGAAACCATCAAATATTATGTTGGGTCAAAGCTTCCCGGTCATAAAAGGTTTAGCTGGGGTTGGGAAGATTACTTTGGTAGTATAGTCGTAGCAAAAATTTGTTCCAGCAGACGGATACCTAGATACTTTCGAAAATCTCCTAGAATATGCTGTGGTTTGGATTCAAGAGGTCTGCAACTATTCTCACACGGGAAACACAATCTCTCTCCCGCACATAGCATTAACCAGAATGTACCTAAG GGAAATTCAGGATGCAAATTTCCAAAAGATGTAGCTTTGATGGTTTGGGAGAAATGGGGCCAATTTGCCAAAACAGCAATTGTAGCTATATTCATTTTGTCAGTTGCTTCAAAAGCTGATGCGGTTGATGCTCTCAAGACTTGTACTTGCTTACTGAAAGAGTGCAG GTTAGAGCTTGCGAAGTGCATTTCGAACCCTGCATGTGCAGCTAATGTTGCCTGTCTCCAGACTTGCAACAATAGACCTGACGAAACGGAATGTCAG ATAAAATGTGGTGATTTGTTTGAAAACAGTGTCGTAGACGAGTTCAATGAGTGTGCAGTCTCCCGAAAGAAATGTGTACCTCGTAAATCTGATGTTGGTGACTTTCCTGTACCTGATCCCAGTGTTCTTGTCCAGAAGTTTGACATGAAAGATTTTAGCGGGAAATGGTTCATTACTCGCGGTTTGAATCCCACTTTTGATGCTTTTGATTGCCAATTGCATGAGTTCCATACAGAAGAAAACAAACTTGTGGGGAATTTATCTTGGAGAATACGTACACCTGATGGAGGATTTTTTACTCGATCAGCGGTGCAAAAATTCGTGCAAGATCCAAAGTATCCGGGGATACTCTACAATCATGATAATGAGTATCTTCACTACCAAGATGACTG GTATATTTTGTCATCCAAAGTAGAAAATAGTCCAGAGGATTACATATTTGTGTACTATAAGGGCAGAAATGATGCATGGGATGGATATGGTGGTTCTGTACTTTACACAAGAAGTGCAGTTTTGCCTGAAAGCATTATACCGGAGTTGCAAACCGCAGCTCAAAAAGTTGGGCGTGATTTCAACACATTCATAAAAACAGACAATACATGTGGCCCTGAACCTCCCCTTGTTGAGAGGTTGGAGAAGAAAGTGGAAGAAGGAGAAAGGACGATCATAAAAGAAGTTgaggagatagaagaagaagtagAGAAGGTGAGAGATAAAGAAGTCACCTTATTCAGTAAACTGTTTGAAGGTTTTAAAGAGCTCCAACGAGATGAAGAGAACTTCTTAAGAGAGCTGAGCAAAGAAGAAATGGATGTTTTGGATGGACTTAAAATGGAAGCAACTGAGGTAGAAAAACTTTTTGGGCGTGCTTTACCAATAAGGAAAttaaggtaa